One genomic region from Nostoc sphaeroides encodes:
- a CDS encoding gluconokinase, with the protein MIIILMGVSGSGKTTIGKLLADTLQWEFSDADAFHSPENVEKMRRGIPLSEADRMPWLQDLQAAIKNWLQENKNVVLACSALKDSYRQFLLLDSDGFANAKGDRIKLVYLKGSYELIQRRLQERSNHYMSEKLLNSQFYTLEEPLHTISMDVAQPPQVIVQNIRTALAI; encoded by the coding sequence ATGATTATTATCTTAATGGGTGTATCCGGTTCTGGCAAAACAACTATCGGAAAATTGCTAGCAGACACGTTACAATGGGAGTTTAGCGATGCTGATGCTTTCCACTCGCCAGAGAATGTTGAGAAAATGCGGCGCGGTATCCCTCTGAGTGAAGCTGACAGGATGCCTTGGTTACAAGATTTGCAAGCAGCCATAAAAAATTGGCTGCAAGAAAATAAAAATGTGGTGCTGGCGTGTTCGGCTTTAAAAGACAGCTATCGGCAATTTTTGCTGTTGGATAGCGATGGCTTTGCCAACGCCAAGGGCGATCGCATCAAGCTAGTTTACCTCAAAGGGTCTTATGAGTTGATTCAAAGGCGGTTACAAGAGCGTAGCAATCATTATATGAGCGAAAAACTGCTTAACAGTCAGTTTTATACTCTTGAAGAACCATTACATACCATATCTATGGATGTTGCACAACCACCGCAGGTGATTGTTCAAAACATTAGAACAGCTTTGGCAATTTAG
- the arsS gene encoding arsenosugar biosynthesis radical SAM (seleno)protein ArsS (Some members of this family are selenoproteins.) — protein sequence MQTQSKVTLSTVTPFKNKLNYPLTKKGISVLQINLGKRCNLACTHCHVEAGPKRTEELSPEVCEQLISLIHKFPEIKIVDLTGGAPEMNYGFKPLVEAARANGKQVIVRSNLTIYFEDGFADLPEYFAQHQIRVVASLPCYLADNVDKMRGAGVFDSSVKALQWLNQLGYGKEPNLILDLVFNPQLPTDEKFSLAPEQTNLERDYKMFLQEHFNIVFSNLFTITNLPVGRTKMHLERRKLYTSYLQFLESHFNPDTVEHLMCRDELSIDYLGNVYDCDFNQMMNLPAKNRNGESLTVSKLLEADSLDLISEIQTAAYCYGCTAGCGSSCGGALL from the coding sequence ATGCAAACTCAATCAAAAGTTACACTATCAACAGTCACACCATTTAAAAACAAACTCAATTATCCTTTGACTAAAAAGGGAATCAGTGTTTTACAAATTAATCTAGGTAAGCGTTGTAACCTTGCATGTACACATTGTCATGTCGAAGCTGGCCCAAAACGTACAGAAGAACTTTCTCCTGAAGTTTGCGAACAATTGATTTCGCTAATCCATAAATTTCCCGAAATTAAAATTGTGGATTTGACTGGTGGCGCACCAGAAATGAATTATGGATTTAAGCCATTGGTTGAAGCAGCAAGAGCAAATGGTAAGCAGGTAATTGTCCGGTCTAATTTGACCATTTATTTTGAAGATGGATTTGCTGATTTACCAGAATACTTTGCTCAACACCAAATAAGAGTTGTGGCTTCCCTACCCTGTTACCTAGCAGATAATGTTGATAAAATGCGCGGTGCTGGTGTTTTTGATAGTTCAGTCAAAGCTTTGCAGTGGCTTAACCAACTCGGCTATGGTAAAGAGCCAAATTTAATTTTGGACTTAGTATTTAATCCCCAGTTACCCACGGATGAAAAGTTTTCCTTAGCTCCTGAACAGACCAACCTAGAACGAGATTACAAAATGTTCTTACAAGAACATTTTAATATTGTGTTTAGCAACCTCTTCACCATTACCAACCTTCCAGTTGGTAGAACCAAAATGCATTTAGAACGGAGAAAGCTGTACACTAGCTATTTGCAGTTTTTAGAGTCGCATTTTAATCCCGACACAGTTGAACATTTGATGTGCCGCGATGAACTTTCAATTGACTATCTGGGCAATGTATATGATTGCGACTTTAACCAAATGATGAATTTGCCTGCGAAAAATCGCAATGGTGAAAGTTTGACAGTTAGCAAACTCTTAGAAGCTGACAGTTTAGACCTAATTAGTGAGATACAAACTGCTGCTTATTGCTATGGTTGTACTGCTGGATGTGGTTCTAGTTGTGGTGGTGCTTTGCTCTAA